In a genomic window of Trachemys scripta elegans isolate TJP31775 chromosome 12, CAS_Tse_1.0, whole genome shotgun sequence:
- the LOC117886264 gene encoding olfactory receptor 10A7-like, which produces MVTEFILLGFSNLPQLQRLLFVVFLAAYVITLMGNILIILITTVEPALQSPMYFFLQNLSCLEICFTSVIVPKMLANLLSANQTIFFHGCILQMYFFFFFGSTECFLLAAMAYDRYVAICNPLRYTVVMNRRICVQLAVTSWVSGIPVGTVQTTWLFSFPFCGPTEINHFFCDSPPVLKLVCGDTYLFEMYAVTGTIVIVLFPFILILVSYICIISTILRIPSAEGRLKTFSTCSSHLMVVTLFYSTAGLTYFRPKSGYSPDTKKLISLSYTVFTPMLNPIIYSLRNKEVKGALRKMLGWQIYSRQL; this is translated from the coding sequence ATGGTCACTGAGTTCATTCTCCTAGGGTTCTCCAATCTCCCCCAGCTCCAGCGCCTGCTCTTTGTGGTATTCCTGGCTGCTTACGTGATAACTCTGATGGGTAACATTCTCATCATCCTCATCACAACAGTGGAGCCTGCTCTACAAAGCCCGATGTACTTCTTCCTCCAGAACTTGTCCTGCCTGGAGATCTGCTTCACCTCAGTTATTGTCCCTAAGATGCTGGCGAACCTCCTGTCTGCCAATCAAACCATCTTCTTCCATGGCTGCATCTTGCAGatgtatttcttcttcttctttggcaGCACAGAGTGCTTCCTCCTGGCCGCCATGGCCTACGACCGCTATGTGGCAATATGCAACCCGCTGCGCTATACAGTCGTCATGAACAGGAGGATTTGTGTCCAGCTGGCAGTGACTTCATGGGTCTCAGGGATTCCTGTAGGTACAGTGCAGACGACTTGGCTGTTCAGTTTTCCCTTCtgtggtcccactgaaatcaaccacTTCTTCTGTGACAGCCCCCCGGTGTTGAAACTGGTGTGTGGGGACACCTACCTATTCGAGATGTATGCTGTGACTGGCACCATTGTAATTGTATTGTTCCCCTTCATCCTCATCCTGGTCTCCTACATCTgcatcatctccaccatcctgaggATACCCTCGGCTGAAGGCAGACTCAAgaccttctccacctgctcctctcacctcatggTGGTGACTCTGTTCTACAGCACAGCTGGCTTGACCTATTTCCGACCTAAATCCGGCTACTCCCCAGACACCAAGaagctcatctctctctcctacacGGTCTTCACACCCAtgttaaaccccatcatctacagcctgaggaacaaagaggtgAAGGGAGCCCTCAGGAAAATGCTGGGCTGGCAAATATATTCAAggcaattgtga
- the LOC117886079 gene encoding olfactory receptor 10A7-like — translation MTPTEEAQWRNQTLITEFILLGFPNLLHLQGLLFCMVLFMYMVTVMGNTLIILVITVDPTLHSPMYFFLGNLAFIEICFTLDTVPKMLVNLLAEDKSISFAGCAVQMYFFFFFGCAECFLLAAMAYDRYIAICHPLRYNILMNQRVCRKMVGGAWVIGVPVSLLQAAWIFNLPFCGTNEVNHFFCDAPPVLKLVCAETYLYEMQAVASTFLFLMFPFMLILVSYICILTTILRMPSAESRRKTFSTCSSHLIVVTLFYGSGSLVYLRPKSSYSPDIKKLLSLFYTILTPMLNPIIYSLRNSDVKGALRRMIGWKLFLQN, via the coding sequence ATGACACCCACTGAGGAAGCGCAATGGAGGAATCAAACCCTCATAACTGAATTCATCCTGCTGGGGTTCCCCAACCTCCTGCACCTTCAGGGTCTGCTGTTCTGCATGGTCCTGTTCATGTACATGGTGACAGTAATGGGAAACACCCTCATCATCCTTGTCATCACAGTTGACCCCACTCTCCACTCCCCTATGTACTTCTTCCTCGGGAACCTGGCCTTCATCGAGATCTGTTTCACCTTGGACACGGTGCCCAAGATGTTGGTGAACCTCCTGGCTGAGGACAAGAGCATCTCATTTGCTGGCTGCGCAGTGCAGATgtacttctttttcttttttggctgcGCAGAGTGCTTCCTTCTAGCAGCTATGGCATACGACCGCTACATAGCCATCTGCCACCCGTTGCGCTACAACATCCTCATGAACCAACGGGTCTGCCGCAAGATGGTGGGCGGTGCCTGGGTGATCGGAGTTCCTGTCTCTCTGCTGCAGGCAGCCTGGATCTTCAACTTGCCCTTCTGTGGCACCAACGAGGTCAATCATTTCTTCTGTGATGCTCCTCCAGTGCTGAAGCTGGTCTGTGCCGAAACCTACCTGTATGAGATGCAGGCTGTCGCCTCCACGTTCCTGTTCCTCATGTTCCCCTTCATGCTGATCCTGGTCTCCTACATCTGCATCCTTACCACCATCCTGAGGATGCCATCAGCTGAGAGCAGGCGCAAgaccttctccacctgctcctcccacctcatcGTGGTAACCTTGTTCTATGGGAGCGGCAGCCTGGTGTATCTAAGGCCCAAGTCTAGCTACTCCCCAGATATCAAGAAGCTCCTTTCTCTGTTCTACACGATCCTCACACCCATGTTGaaccccatcatctacagcctgaggaacagTGACGTGAAAGGGGCTCTGAGAAGAATGATAGGGTGGAAATTGTTTTTGCAGAATTAG